In one Amyelois transitella isolate CPQ chromosome 22, ilAmyTran1.1, whole genome shotgun sequence genomic region, the following are encoded:
- the LOC132903176 gene encoding glucose dehydrogenase [FAD, quinone]-like yields MDIPVLATLLQFTDANWNYHTEPQEGGCRGMRGGRCAWPRGRVVGGSSVLHSMMHTRGNKRDYDRWAANGNPGWDFNSVLKYFKKSENIQIPKLAKNKKYRSTKGEMTLQHPNWRTPLSEAFLQAGIETGGKVVDYNAEKQIGYSIIQFTMNNGTRMSANKAFLHPINGRRNFHVAKNAMVTRILIDPWSKRAYGVKFTKDGKKYSIMAKREVILSAGAINSPQILMISGIGPRDHLTQHNITTIVDLPVGYNLQDHWALGGLTFVINTTDSIRSERVATFDNIIEYFSHHTGPLSAPSGTEAIAFFDTKNPHDDDGYPDLELLFVGGSLVSQPTYKEAFAIDNRVYEQVYGPIQASDTWMVFPMLLLPQSRGRIMLRDKNPYKKPIIYANYFSDGGHDQKVILKGIRKAIELSKTKAFQKYNSRLHDIPLPNCARHRFNSDDYWYCAMRTITNTIYHHCCTNKMGPRDDPEAVVDPRLRVYGVRGLRVVDASIMPHVPAAHTNAPTMMVAEKAADMIKEDWGVPITYR; encoded by the exons GAGGGTGGCTGCAGAGGCATGAGAGGCGGGCGCTGCGCTTGGCCACGAGGTCGGGTGGTCGGAGGATCGTCAGTTCTTCACTCCATGATGCACACAAGAGGCAACAAAAGGGACTACGACAGATGGGCAGCCAATGGGAATCCAG GTTGGGACTTCAATTCAGTTCtgaaatatttcaagaaaTCTGAGAACATTCAAATACCTAAATTAGCGAAGAACAAGAAATACCGTTCAACCAAAGGCGAAATGACACTTCAGCATCCAAACTGGCGAACGCCCTTATCGGAGGCATTCCTACAGGCCGGAATTGAAACTGGTGGTAAAGTCGTAGATTATAACGCCGAAAAACAAATTGGATACTCAATCATTCAGTTTACAATGAACAACGGCACAAGAATGAGTGCAAATAAAGCCTTCTTACACCCAATAAACGGTCGCCGGAATTTCCATGTAGCCAAAAACGCGATGGTGACGCGAATTTTAATAGATCCATGGTCGAAAAGAGCGTACGGTGTAAAATTCACCAAGGAtggtaaaaaatattccataaTGGCCAAACGTGAAGTCATTTTATCCGCAGGAGCTATTAATTCACCACAAATATTAATGATTAGTGGAATTGGACCAAGAGATCATTTGACGCAACATAACATAACCACTATAGTGGACTTGCCTGTTGGATATAATCTTCAAGATCATTGGGCGTTAGGAGGACTGACTTTTGTTATAAACACAACTGATTCTATTAGGTCTGAGAGAGTAGCGACTtttgataatataattgaatattttagcCATCACACTGGACCGCTATCAGCTCCGAGCGGTACTGAGGCAATAGCATTTTTTGATACAAAGAATCCGCATGATGACGATGGATATCCTGATTTAGAATTGCTTTTTGTTGGAGGTTCCTTAGTATCTCAACCGACATACAAAGAAGCTTTTGCAATTGATAATCGGGTTTACGAACAAGTTTATGGTCCTATTCAAGCATCGGACACGTGGATGGTATTTCCCATGTTATTATTACCACAATCGAGAGGTCGAATAATGTTGAGAGACAAGAACCCGTACAAAAAACCGATAATTTATGCAAATTACTTCTCCGATGGCGGACACGATCAGAAAGTGATACTGAAGGGAATAAGAAAAGCTATAGAGCTGTCGAAAACAAAAGCATTCCAAAAGTACAACAGTAGATTGCATGACATACCATTACCGAATTGTGCTCGTCACAGATTCAATTCTGACGATTATTGGTACTGCGCTATGAGGACCATCACGAATACTATTTATCATCATTgttgtacaaataaaatggGTCCGAGAGATGATCCAGAGGCTGTGGTAGATCCTCGACTAAGAGTTTATGGTGTGCGAGGTCTAAGAGTCGTGGATGCTAGTATAATGCCGCATGTTCCTGCAGCCCATACGAATGCTCCAACTATGATGGTCGCAGAGAAGGCAGCTGACATGATCAAAGAAGACTGGGGCGTGCCAATAACCtatagataa